In one window of Henckelia pumila isolate YLH828 chromosome 1, ASM3356847v2, whole genome shotgun sequence DNA:
- the LOC140870553 gene encoding casein kinase II subunit alpha-2-like, producing the protein MSQARVYADINLHRPRDYWDYESLTVQWGDQDDYEVVRKVGRGKYSEVFEGINVTNKERCIIKILKPVKKKKIKREIKILQNLCGGPNIVKLLDIVRDQHSKTPSLVFEYVNSTDFKVLYPTLTDYDIRYYIYELLKALDYCHSQGIMHRDVKPHNVMIDHELRKLRLIDWGLAEFYHPAKEYNVRVASRYFKGPELLVDLQDYDYSLDMWSLGCMFAGMIFRKEPFFYGHDNRDQLVKIARVLGTDELNAYLNKYRLELDSQLEALVGRHSRKPWTRFVNSDNQHLVSPEAIDFLDKLLRYDHQDRLTAKEAMAHPYFGQVRAAENSRMRPQ; encoded by the exons ATGTCGCAAGCTCGCGTTTACGCTGACATAAACCTTCATCGCCCGCGAGATTATTGGGATTATGAGTCGCTCACCGTTCAATGGGG TGATCAAGATGACTATGAAGTTGTTCGGAAGGTGGGAAGGGGGAAATACAGCGAAGTTTTTGAAGGTATAAATGTCACAAACAAAGAAAGGTGCATTATCAAAATTCTCAAACCAGTCAAAAAGAAGAAG ATAAAAAGGGAAATAAAGATTCTTCAAAATCTGTGTGGAGGTCCCAATATTGTGAAGCTGCTAGATATAGTGAGAGATCAGCACTCAAAAACCCCTAGTTTGGTTTTTGAATATGTGAACAGCACtgattttaaagttttgtaCCCGACATTGACAGACTATGATATTCGATACTACATATATGAGCTTCTAAAG GCATTGGATTATTGTCATTCTCAGGGGATAATGCACAGAGATGTCAAGCCTCACAACGTTATGATCGATCATGAATTGCGAAAACTTCGTCTGATTGATTGGGGGCTTGCGGAATTTTATCACCCTGCCAAAGAATACAACGTCCGAGTGGCTTCAAG ATACTTTAAGGGGCCTGAACTACTTGTGGATTTGCAAGACTATGATTATTCTCTAGACATGTGGAGCCTTGGATGTATGTTCGCTGGAATG ATTTTTCGGAAGGAGCCATTCTTCTATGGTCATGACAATCGGGATCAGCTTGTCAAAATAGCGAGG GTCCTTGGAACAGATGAGTTAAACGCATATCTGAATAAATATCGTCTTGAACTGGATTCTCAGCTTGAAGCTCTTGTTGGAAG GCACAGTAGGAAACCCTGGACTAGGTTTGTTAATTCAGACAATCAGCATCTGGTTTCGCCGGAG GCCATTGATTTTCTCGATAAGCTTCTCCGATATGATCATCAGGACAGGCTTACGGCCAAAGAAGCAATG GCTCATCCATACTTTGGGCAAGTGCGAGCTGCCGAAAATAGTAGGATGCGACCACAGTAG